A genomic segment from Acidobacteriota bacterium encodes:
- a CDS encoding rRNA pseudouridine synthase produces the protein MESKREMTLDRVLSRFGFASRSAACAAIRAGRVKVNGRAARDPDAWLDPRVDAVHLDGNRLRPAHRVYLLFNKPKGVITSHGDPGGRRTVYDCLDESLPWVSPVGRLDKDSSGLILLTNDTDFADFVRSPASRVPKTYLVKASALVDDETISRMRAGVELGRGERARPESVARIEDRGKYSWLEIVLTEGKNREVRRMLEAVGLVVLKLVRTRIGPCTLEGLPTGRWRDLSAREVALLGPPPQEAAPRKGRRGRDRRRERREKRRPEGGD, from the coding sequence ATGGAATCGAAAAGGGAGATGACGCTCGACCGCGTGCTCTCGCGCTTCGGGTTCGCGTCCCGGAGCGCCGCGTGCGCGGCCATCCGCGCGGGTCGAGTCAAGGTCAACGGGCGCGCCGCCCGGGACCCCGACGCCTGGCTCGACCCGCGCGTGGACGCGGTGCACCTCGACGGAAACCGCCTGCGCCCGGCGCACCGGGTCTATCTCCTCTTCAACAAGCCCAAGGGGGTGATCACGAGCCACGGGGACCCGGGCGGGAGGAGGACGGTGTACGACTGCCTCGACGAAAGCCTCCCCTGGGTCTCCCCCGTGGGGCGCCTGGACAAGGATTCCTCGGGGCTGATCCTCCTCACCAACGACACCGATTTCGCCGATTTCGTCAGGAGTCCGGCCTCCCGGGTGCCGAAGACCTACCTGGTCAAGGCCAGCGCCCTGGTCGACGACGAGACGATCTCGAGGATGCGGGCCGGGGTGGAACTCGGGCGGGGGGAACGGGCGCGGCCGGAGAGTGTCGCCCGGATCGAAGACCGGGGGAAATACAGCTGGCTCGAGATCGTGCTGACCGAGGGGAAAAACCGCGAGGTGCGCCGGATGCTGGAGGCGGTGGGGCTCGTGGTGCTCAAGCTGGTCCGGACCCGCATCGGCCCCTGCACCCTGGAGGGATTGCCGACGGGGCGCTGGCGCGACCTGAGCGCGCGGGAGGTTGCCCTGCTCGGCCCCCCGCCGCAGGAGGCGGCACCCCGAAAAGGGCGCCGGGGGCGGGACCGCCGGCGCGAGCGCCGGGAAAAGCGCCGGCCCGAGGGCGGGGACTAG